The Schistocerca cancellata isolate TAMUIC-IGC-003103 chromosome 4, iqSchCanc2.1, whole genome shotgun sequence genome contains a region encoding:
- the LOC126184395 gene encoding serine-rich adhesin for platelets-like, whose translation MGGRPLLLLLLLLRLLALCASEAGGTGDTSNEGRIPSTDSNASDIKSTPSAASSEPNTDDAFTPMLSETSTNTTETTEPTASDQLTKEASATTDETITTLDTTESTTTTDSSKSASTDPSTDDSSVPTSSESTTDTTVTETSTSEQSTTEGSTATEDTDTIPDTTDSTTEDITSTSTSASTEPSTEDSSVPTSSESTTDTTVIETSTSEQSTTEDSTATEGTDTTPDATESTTDDVTSTSSSPSTEPSTEDSSVPTSSESTTDTTVTETSTSEQSTTEGSTATEDTDTTPDATESTTDDITSTSTSASTEPSTEDSSVPTSSESTTDTTVTETSTSEQSTTEDSNATEDTDTMPDATESTTDDVTSTSTSPSTEPSTEDSSVPTSSESTTDTTVTETSTSEQSTTEGSTATEDTDTTPDATESTTEDITSTSTSASTEPSTEDSSVPTSSDSTTDTTVTETSTSEQSTTEDSTTTEDTDTTPDATESTTDDVTSTSTSPSTEPSTEDSSVPTSSESTTDTTVTETSTSEQSTTEGSTVTEDTDTTPDATESTTDDITSTSTSASTEPSTEDSSVPTSSESTADTTVTETSTSEQSTTEDTTTTEDTDTTPDATESTTDDVTSTSTSPSTEPSTEDSSVPTSSESTTDTTVTETSTSEQSTTEGSTATEDTDTTPDATESTTDDITSTSTSASTEPSTEDSSVPTSSESTTDTTVTETSTSEQSTTEDTTTTEDTDTTPDATESTTDDVTSTSTSPSTEPSTEDSSVPTSSESTTDTTVTETSTSEQSTTEDSTATEGTDTTPDATESTTDDITSTSTSPSTEPSTEDSSVPTSSESTTDTTVTETSTSEQSTTEDSTATEDTDTTPDATDSTTDDITSTSTSASTEPSTEDSSVPTSSESTTDTTVTETSTSEQSTTQDSNATEDTDTTPDATESTTDDITSSSTSASTKPSTEDSSVPTSSVSTTDTTVTETSTSEQSTTEDTTTTEDTDTTPDATESTTDDVTTTSTSPSTEPSTEDSSVPTSSESTTDTTVTETSTSEQSTTESSTVTEDTDTTSDATESTTDDITSTSTSAATEPSTEDSSVPTSSESTTDTTVTETSTSEQSTTEGSTVTEDTDTTSDATESTTDDITSTSTSASTEPSTEDSSVPTSSESTTDTTVTETSTSEQSTTEGTSATEDTDTTPDATESTTDDITSTTTSASTEPSTEDSSVPTSSESTTDTTVTETSTSEQSTTQDSNATEDTDTTPDATESTTDDITSTSTSASTEPSTEDSSVPTSSESTTDTTVTETSTSEQSTTEDTTTTEDTDTTPDATESTTDDITSTSTSASTEPSTEDSSVPTSSESTTDTTVTETSTSEQSTTEGSTVTEDTDTTSDATESTTDDITSTSTSASTEPSTEDSSVPTSSESTTDTTVTETSTSEQSTTEGTSATEDTDTTPDATESTTDDITSTTTSASTEPSTEDSSVPTSSESTTDTTVTETSTSEQSTTESSTVTEDTDTTSDATESTTDDITSTSTSASTEPSTEDSSVPTSSESTTDTTVTETSTSEQSTTEGTSATEDTDTTPDATESTTDDITSTTTSASTEPSTEDSSVPTSSESTTDTTVTEISTSEQSTTQDSNATEDTDTTPDATESTTDDITSTSTSASTEPSTEDSSVPTSSESTTDTTVTETSTSEQSTTEDTTTTEDTDTTPDATESTTDDVTSTSTSPSTEPSTEDSSVPTSSESTTDTTVTETSTSEQSTTEGSTVTEDTDTTSDATESTSDDITSTSTSASTEPSTEDSSVPTSSESTTDTTVTETSTSEQSTTEGSTVTEDTDTTPDATESTTDDITSTSTSASTEPSTEDSSVPTSSESTTDTTVTETSTSEQSTTEDTTTTEDTDTTPDATESTTDDVTSTSTSPSTEPSTEDSSVPTSSESTTDTTVTETSTSEQSTTEGSTVTEDTDTTSDATESTTDDITSSSTSASTEPSTEDSSVPTSSESTTDTTVTETSTSEQSTTEGTSATEDTDTTPDATESTTDDVTSTSTSASTEPSTEDSSVPTSSESTTDTTVTETSTSEQSTTEDATTTEDTDTTPDATESTTDDVTSTSTSPSTEPSTEDSSVPTSSESTTDTTVTETSTSEQSTTEGSTVTEVTDTTSDATESTTDDITSTSTSASTEPSTEDSSVPTSSESTTDTTVTETSTSEQSTTEGTSATEDTDTTPDATESTTDDITSTTTSASTEPSTEDSSVPTSSESTTDTTVTETSTSEQSTTESSTVTEDTDTTSDATESTTDDITSTSTSASTEPSTEDSSVPTSSESTTDTTVTETSTSEQSTTEGSTVTEDTDATSDATESTTDDVTSTSTSASTEPSTEDSSVPTSSESTTDTTVTETPTSEQSTNEGSTTTDETVTTPVTTVSSPSSSSTETDSTTTTQSTSGSSPISSESSTESTAGPTITTNVTSTSTTEIPGSSTTTPAPPPPLIQGDVTDEENITCISITMAVIIEVPYITTGNEESEKE comes from the coding sequence GAACAGGCGACACATCGAATGAAGGCAGGATCCCATCAACAGATAGTAATGCAAGTGACATAAAGAGTACACCTTCCGCCGCTTCGAGTGAACCAAACACAGACGATGCATTTACTCCCATGTTGTCAGAGACCTCAACTAATACTACAGAAACTACAGAACCAACTGCATCAGATCAGCTGACAAAAGAAGCGTCAGCCACAACAGATGAGACGATTACAACGCTAGATACAACAgagtctactactactactgacagTAGTAAATCTGCTTCGACTGATCCATCTACAGATGATTCATCTGTCCCTACTTCATCAGAGTCCACAACTGATACTACAGTTACAGAAACTTCAACATCAGAGCAATCGACAACAGAAGGCTCAACTGCAACGGAAGACACAGATACAATCCCGGATACAACAGACTCTACAACTGAAGACATAACGAGTACTAGTACTTCTGCTTCGACTGAACCATCTACAGAAGATTCATCTGTCCCTACTTCGTCGGAGTCCACAACTGATACTACAGTTATAGAAACTTCAACATCAGAGCAATCGACAACAGAAGACTCAACTGCAACAGAAGGCACAGATACAACGCCAGATGCAACCGAGTCTACTACTGATGATGTAACGAGTACTAGTTCTTCTCCTTCGACTGAACCATCTACAGAAGATTCATCTGTCCCTACttcgtcagagtccacaactgataCTACTGTTACAGAAACTTCAACATCAGAGCAATCGACAACAGAAGGCTCAACTGCAACAGAAGATACAGATACAACGCCAGATGCAACCGAGTCTACTACTGATGACATAACGAGTACTAGTACTTCAGCTTCGACTGAACCATCTACAGAAGATTCATCTGTCCCTACttcgtcagagtccacaactgataCTACAGTTACAGAAACTTCAACATCAGAGCAATCGACAACAGAAGACTCAAATGCAACAGAAGACACAGATACAATGCCAGATGCAACCGAGTCTACTACTGATGACGTCACGAGTACTAGTACTTCTCCTTCGACTGAACCATCCACAGAAGATTCCTCTGTCCCTACttcgtcagagtccacaactgataCTACAGTTACAGAAACTTCAACATCAGAGCAATCGACAACAGAAGGCTCAACTGCAACAGAAGATACAGATACAACGCCAGATGCAACCGAGTCTACCACTGAAGACATAACGAGTACTAGTACTTCTGCTTCGACTGAACCATCTACAGAAGATTCATCTGTCCCTACTTCGTCAGACTCCACAACTGATACGACAGTTACAGAAACTTCAACATCAGAGCAATCGACAACAGAAGACTCAACTACAACAGAAGACACAGATACAACGCCAGATGCAACCGAGTCTACTACTGATGACGTAACGAGTACTAGTACTTCTCCTTCGACTGAACCATCTACCGAAGATTCATCTGTCCCTACttcgtcagagtccacaactgataCTACAGTTACAGAAACTTCAACATCAGAGCAATCGACAACAGAGGGCTCAACTGTAACAGAAGATACAGATACAACGCCAGATGCAACTGAGTCTACTACTGATGACATAACGAGTACTAGTACTTCTGCTTCGACTGAACCATCTACAGAAGATTCATCTGTCCCTACTTCATCAGAGTCCACAGCTGATACTACAGTTACAGAAACTTCAACATCAGAGCAATCGACAACAGAAGACACAACTACAACAGAAGACACAGATACAACGCCAGATGCAACAGAGTCTACTACTGATGACGTAACGAGTACTAGTACTTCTCCTTCGACTGAACCATCAACAGAAGATTCATCTGTCCCTACttcgtcagagtccacaactgataCTACAGTTACAGAAACTTCAACATCAGAGCAATCGACAACAGAGGGCTCAACTGCTACAGAAGATACAGATACAACGCCAGATGCAACCGAGTCTACTACTGATGACATAACGAGTACTAGTACTTCTGCTTCGACTGAACCATCTACCGAAGATTCATCTGTCCCTACttcgtcagagtccacaactgataCTACAGTCACAGAAACTTCAACATCAGAGCAATCGACAACAGAAGACACAACTACAACAGAAGACACAGATACAACGCCAGATGCAACCGAGTCTACTACTGATGACGTAACGAGTACTAGTACTTCTCCTTCGACTGAACCATCTACAGAAGATTCATCTGTCCCTACttcgtcagagtccacaactgataCTACAGTTACAGAAACTTCAACATCAGAGCAATCGACAACAGAAGACTCAACTGCAACAGAAGGCACAGATACAACGCCAGATGCAACCGAGTCTACTACTGATGACATAACGAGTACTAGTACTTCTCCTTCGACTGAACCATCCACAGAAGATTCATCTGTCCCTACttcgtcagagtccacaactgataCTACAGTTACAGAAACTTCAACATCAGAGCAATCGACAACAGAAGACTCAACTGCAACAGAAGACACAGATACAACGCCAGATGCAACCGATTCTACTACTGATGACATAACGAGTACTAGTACTTCTGCTTCGACTGAACCATCTACCGAAGATTCATCTGTCCCTACTTCATCAGAGTCCACAACTGATACTACAGTTACAGAAACTTCAACATCAGAGCAATCGACAACACAAGACTCAAATGCAACAGAAGACACAGATACAACGCCAGATGCAACTGAGTCTACTACTGATGACATAACGAGTAGTAGTACTTCAGCTTCGACTAAACCGTCTACAGAAGATTCATCTGTTCCTACTTCGTCAGTGTCCACAACTGATACTACAGTTACAGAAACTTCAACATCAGAGCAATCGACAACTGAAGACACAACTACAACTGAAGACACAGATACAACGCCAGATGCAACCGAGTCTACTACTGATGACGTCACGACTACTAGTACTTCTCCTTCGACTGAACCATCTACCGAAGATTCATCTGTCCCTACttcgtcagagtccacaactgataCTACAGTTACAGAAACTTCAACATCAGAGCAATCGACAACAGAAAGCTCAACTGTAACAGAAGACACAGATACAACGTCAGATGCAACCGAGTCTACTACTGATGACATAACGAGTACTAGTACTTCTGCTGCGACTGAACCATCTACCGAAGATTCATCTGTCCCTACttcgtcagagtccacaactgataCTACAGTTACAGAAACTTCAACATCAGAGCAATCGACAACAGAAGGCTCAACTGTAACAGAAGACACAGATACAACGTCAGATGCAACCGAGTCTACTACTGATGACATAACGAGTACTAGTACTTCTGCTTCGACTGAACCATCTACAGAAGATTCATCTGTCCCTACttcgtcagagtccacaactgataCTACAGTTACAGAAACTTCAACATCAGAGCAATCGACAACAGAAGGCACAAGTGCAACAGAAGATACAGATACAACGCCAGATGCAACCGAGTCTACTACTGATGACATAACGAGTACTACTACTTCTGCTTCGACTGAACCATCTACCGAAGATTCATCTGTCCCTACTTCATCAGAGTCCACAACTGATACTACAGTTACAGAAACTTCAACATCAGAGCAATCGACAACACAAGACTCAAATGCAACAGAAGACACAGATACAACGCCAGATGCAACTGAGTCTACTACTGATGACATAACGAGTACTAGTACTTCAGCTTCGACTGAACCATCTACAGAAGATTCATCTGTTCCTACttcgtcagagtccacaactgataCTACAGTTACAGAAACTTCAACATCAGAGCAATCGACAACTGAAGACACAACTACAACTGAAGACACAGATACAACGCCAGATGCAACCGAGTCTACTACTGATGACATCACGAGTACTAGTACTTCTGCTTCGACTGAACCATCTACCGAAGATTCATCTGTCCCTACttcgtcagagtccacaactgataCTACAGTTACAGAAACTTCAACATCAGAGCAATCGACAACAGAAGGCTCAACTGTAACAGAAGACACAGATACAACGTCAGATGCAACCGAGTCTACTACTGATGACATAACGAGTACTAGTACTTCTGCTTCGACTGAACCATCTACAGAAGATTCATCTGTCCCTACttcgtcagagtccacaactgataCTACAGTTACAGAAACTTCAACATCAGAGCAATCGACAACAGAAGGCACAAGTGCAACAGAAGATACAGATACAACGCCAGATGCAACCGAGTCTACTACTGATGACATAACGAGTACTACTACTTCTGCTTCGACTGAACCATCTACAGAAGATTCATCTGTCCCTACttcgtcagagtccacaactgataCTACAGTTACAGAAACTTCAACATCAGAGCAATCGACAACAGAAAGCTCAACTGTAACAGAAGACACAGATACAACGTCAGATGCAACCGAGTCTACTACTGATGACATCACGAGTACTAGTACTTCTGCTTCGACTGAACCATCTACCGAAGATTCATCTGTCCCTACttcgtcagagtccacaactgataCTACAGTTACAGAAACTTCAACATCAGAGCAATCGACAACAGAAGGCACAAGTGCAACAGAAGATACAGATACAACGCCAGATGCAACCGAGTCTACTACTGATGACATAACGAGTACTACTACTTCTGCTTCGACTGAACCATCTACCGAAGATTCATCTGTCCCTACttcgtcagagtccacaactgataCTACAGTTACAGAAATTTCAACATCAGAGCAATCGACAACACAAGACTCAAATGCAACAGAAGACACAGATACAACGCCAGATGCAACTGAGTCTACTACTGATGACATAACGAGTACTAGTACTTCAGCTTCGACTGAACCATCTACAGAAGATTCATCTGTCCCTACttcgtcagagtccacaactgataCTACAGTTACAGAAACTTCAACATCAGAGCAATCGACAACTGAAGACACAACTACAACTGAAGACACAGATACAACGCCAGATGCAACCGAGTCTACTACTGATGACGTAACGAGTACTAGTACTTCTCCTTCGACTGAACCATCTACCGAAGATTCATCTGTCCCTACttcgtcagagtccacaactgataCTACAGTTACAGAAACTTCAACATCAGAGCAATCGACAACAGAAGGCTCAACTGTAACAGAAGACACAGATACAACGTCAGATGCAACCGAGTCTACTTCTGATGACATAACGAGTACTAGTACTTCTGCTTCGACTGAACCATCTACAGAAGATTCATCTGTCCCTACttcgtcagagtccacaactgataCTACAGTTACAGAAACATCAACATCAGAGCAATCGACAACAGAAGGCTCAACTGTAACAGAAGACACAGATACAACGCCAGATGCAACTGAGTCTACTACTGATGACATAACGAGTACTAGTACTTCAGCTTCGACTGAACCATCTACAGAAGATTCATCTGTCCCTACttcgtcagagtccacaactgataCTACAGTTACAGAAACTTCAACATCAGAGCAATCGACAACTGAAGACACAACTACAACTGAAGACACAGATACAACGCCAGATGCAACCGAGTCTACTACTGATGACGTCACGAGTACTAGTACTTCTCCTTCGACTGAACCATCTACCGAAGATTCATCTGTCCCTACttcgtcagagtccacaactgataCTACAGTTACAGAAACTTCAACATCAGAGCAATCGACAACAGAAGGCTCAACTGTAACAGAAGACACAGATACAACGTCAGATGCAACCGAGTCTACTACTGATGACATAACGAGTAGTAGTACTTCTGCTTCGACTGAACCATCCACAGAAGATTCATCTGTCCCTACttcgtcagagtccacaactgataCTACAGTTACAGAAACTTCAACATCAGAGCAATCGACAACAGAAGGCACAAGTGCAACAGAAGATACAGATACAACGCCAGATGCAACCGAGTCTACTACTGATGACGTAACGAGTACTAGTACTTCTGCTTCGACTGAACCATCTACAGAAGATTCATCTGTCCCTACttcgtcagagtccacaactgataCTACAGTTACAGAAACTTCAACATCAGAGCAATCGACAACTGAAGACGCAACTACAACTGAAGACACAGATACAACGCCAGATGCAACCGAGTCTACTACTGATGACGTCACGAGTACTAGTACTTCTCCTTCGACTGAACCATCTACCGAAGATTCATCTGTCCCTACttcgtcagagtccacaactgataCTACAGTTACAGAAACTTCAACATCAGAGCAATCGACAACAGAAGGCTCAACTGTAACAGAAGTCACAGATACAACGTCAGATGCAACCGAGTCTACTACTGATGACATAACGAGTACTAGTACTTCTGCTTCGACTGAACCATCCACAGAAGATTCATCTGTCCCTACttcgtcagagtccacaactgataCTACAGTTACAGAAACTTCAACATCAGAGCAATCGACAACAGAAGGCACAAGTGCAACAGAAGATACAGATACAACGCCAGATGCAACCGAGTCTACTACTGATGACATAACGAGTACTACTACTTCTGCTTCGACTGAACCATCTACAGAAGATTCATCTGTCCCTACttcgtcagagtccacaactgataCTACAGTTACAGAAACTTCAACATCAGAGCAATCGACAACAGAAAGCTCAACTGTAACAGAAGACACAGATACAACGTCAGATGCAACCGAGTCTACTACTGATGACATAACGAGTACTAGTACTTCTGCTTCGACTGAACCATCTACCGAAGATTCATCTGTCCCTACttcgtcagagtccacaactgataCTACAGTTACAGAAACTTCAACATCAGAGCAATCGACAACAGAAGGCTCAACTGTAACAGAAGACACAGATGCAACGTCAGATGCAACCGAGTCTACTACTGATGACGTCACGAGTACTAGTACTTCTGCTTCGACTGAACCATCTACCGAAGATTCATCTGTCCCTACttcgtcagagtccacaactgataCTACAGTTACAGAAACTCCAACATCAGAGCAATCGACAAATGAAGGCTCAACTACAACAGATGAGACAGTTACGACGCCAGTTACAACAGTGTCCAGCCCATCATCGTCCTCAACTGAAACTGACTCAACCACAACAACACAATCGACATCAGGAAGTTCTCCCATCTCGTCAGAATCGTCTACAGAGTCTACTGCTGGCCCAACCATTACAACAAATGTTACAAGTACGTCCACAACAGAAATTCCAGGATCCTCGACTACAACGCCTGCTCCACCGCCTCCTCTGATTCAAGGCGATGTCACGGATGAAGAGAATATTACGTGCATTTCTATAACCATGGCAGTTATTATTGAAGTACCTTACATCACGACTGGTAATGAG